Proteins encoded within one genomic window of Hevea brasiliensis isolate MT/VB/25A 57/8 chromosome 8, ASM3005281v1, whole genome shotgun sequence:
- the LOC110639026 gene encoding DNA topoisomerase 2, with product MAEITTVPLTTSNNANLGVPQKTIEETYQKKSQLEHILLRPDTYIGSIEKHTQNLWVYEDDKIVHRQVNYVPGLYKIFDEILVNAADNKQRDPTMDSMKVVIDVENNFISVYNNGDGVPVEIHKEEGVYVPELIFGHLLTSSNYDDTVKKTTGGRNGYGAKLTNIFSTEFVIETADGKRRKKYKQVFSNNMGKKSEPSITKCKEGENWTKVSFKPDLAKFNMAMLEDDVVALMKKRVIDLAGCLGKTVKVELNGLRVPIKSFQDYVKLYLDSGTESKSDAPKSFYLKVGERWEICVSITEGQFQQVSFVNGIATIKGGTHVDYITNQITNYLVGVVNKKHKNANIKAHNVKNYLWVFVNALIDNPAFDSQTKETLTLRQSNFGSKCELPEDYLKKVAKSDIVDNLLSWAKFKQDKELKKSDGTKRGRVNIPKLEDANEAGTKNSHKCTLILTEGDSAKTLAISGLGALPQGIRDLYGVFPLRGKLLNVREATSKQLNENKEIESIKKILGLQQNKQYESVKALRYGHLMIMTDQDYDGSHIKGLLINFIYYFWPSLLKVPSFLLEFITPIVKATHSGGTVLSFYTMPEYYSWRESLMGNASGWTIKYYKGLGTNDKREGKEYFRDIEKHKKDFIWVDDQDGNAIELAFSKKKIEERKNWLRQFQPGTHLDQKMKLIKYSDFINKELILFSMADVQRSIPSMIDGLKPAQRKILFSCFKRNLVKDIKVSQFQGYVSEKSAYHHGDQSLNATIIGMAQNFIGSNNINLLAPKGQFGTRCMGGKDHASPRYIFTCLSPITRFLFPKDDDKLLDYLEEDGLSIEPTWYVPIIPLVLVNGCDGIGTGWSTSVPNYNPRDIVVNVRRLLNGESMEPMHPWYRGFRGTIEKGASKESGASYTVNGLIEELNETTLRITELPIRRWTDDYKEFLNSIIEGTRDEKGNLPKDAFIKDFKKYGDDVSVCFEVLLSEEKMKEVKDEGLLKKFKLTTTISTSNMHLFDQKGMIKKYDSPEEILEEFFHYRFECYEKRKTLKLADLEWELLKLENKVRFILGVVNGEIIVSNRKRADLLLELQQKGFTPIPKNKSAESMVAGATDDTEEPEESIDGKEENPKTVSGNGVQASDYEYLLSMPIGTLTLEKVQKLCDDKDKIDEEVKILRNTTPKDLWMKDLDAFESQLEKFEAEEEEERQKSVSEVNGQGGFKVSRQATKNPKKYNKAGKNAQAAAETMGKSNRSAMETETVLEVGKPKGRAGSRNAPAKKQEKSSPVSEDDDEEVESLKDRLKAYRLDSSPEQSTSMDTDVPQMPATKEQSKRAATQKKPMIADSENSESEDEVDINDDSEVEVIAAPETKKKGGRKPAANARGAKPPAGSKKRGPAGKQSQVLNQKLLTDMLKPAENSGISPEKKVRKMRASPFNKKSGSVLGRVSEENETTEIEEITEVPARARPQRANRGQTKYVISDSESDEANESSDQDNDSDFESYHDNDSDFE from the exons ATGGCAGAGATCACAACGGTGCCGTTAACAACCAGCAACAACGCGAACCTGGGAGTCCCGCAGAAGACCATAGAAGAAACCTACCAGAAGAAGAGCCAACTGGAGCACATCCTGCTCCGACCTGACACCTACATTGGGTCGATCGAGAAGCACACCCAAAATCTCTGGGTCTACGAGGATGACAAGATAGTGCACCGCCAGGTGAACTATGTTCCAGGTCTTTACAAGATATTCGATGAAATCTTGGTCAATGCAGCCGATAACAAGCAGAGAGACCCCACCATGGATTCCATGAAGGTGGTGATAGATGTTGAAAACAATTTTATCAGTGTTTATAACAATGGCGATGGGGTTCCGGTGGAGATCCACAAGGAGGAGGGAGTGTATGTGCCGGAGCTGATTTTCGGGCACTTGTTGACTAGCAGCAACTATGATGATACGGTGAAGAAGACAACCGGAGGAAGAAATGGGTATGGAGCCAAGCTCACAAATATTTTCTCGACAGAGTTTGTTATTGAGACTGCTGATGGGAAGCGGCGTAAGAAGTATAAGCAG GTTTTCTCAAACAACATGGGTAAGAAATCTGAGCCGAGCATAACAAAGTGCAAGGAGGGTGAGAATTGGACGAAGGTCTCATTTAAGCCTGATTTAGCAAAGTTTAACATGGCTATGCTTGAAGATGATGTGGTTGCTCTGATGAAAAAGCGAGTGATCGACCTGGCTGGCTGTCTTGGAAAGACTGTGAAGGTTGAGCTAAATGGGCTGCGGGTTCCTATTAAATCATTTCAGGATTATGTTAAATTGTACTTGGATTCTGGCACAGAATCTAAGTCAGATGCCCCTAAAAG CTTCTATCTAAAAGTGGGCGAAAGGTGGGAGATATGTGTGAGTATTACTGAGGGGCAGTTCCAACAG GTTAGCTTTGTTAATGGGATTGCAACAATCAAGGGCGGAACTCATGTTGATTATATAACTAACCAGATTACCAACTATCTGGTGGGTGTTGTAAATAAGAAGCACAAGAATGCCAACATCAAAGCACACAATGTGAAGAACTATTTATGGGTTTTTGTCAATGCTCTCATTGATAACCCTGCTTTTGATTCtcaaaccaaggaaactctgacTCTTCGCCAGAGCAATTTCGGTTCAAAATGTGAACTTCCTGAAGACTACCTGAAGAAAG TAGCAAAGTCTGATATCGTGGACAATCTACTCTCATGGGCAAAATTCAAgcaagacaaagagcttaagaaATCTGATGGAACAAAGAGAGGGAGGGTTAATATTCCAAAGCTGGAGGATGCTAATGAGGCTGGAACAAAAAACTCCCATAAATGTACATTGATTTTGACAGAAGGAGACTCAGCAAAGACACTTGCT ATATCTGGTTTAGGTGCGCTGCCTCAAGGAATTCGAGACTTATATGGTGTGTTCCCTTTGAGAGGCAAATTACTCAATGTACGGGAAGCCACCTCTAAACAGCTTAATGAGAATAAGGAAATTGAGAGTATCAAGAAGATTCTTGGCTTACAGCAAAATAAGCAGTACGAAAGTGTCAAGGCTTTGAGATATGGCCATCTGATGATAATGACCGATCAG GATTATGATGGTTCTCACATTAAGGGCCTGCTGATCAACTTCATTTATTATTTCTGGCCGTCATTACtgaaagtgccatctttcttaCTTGAGTTTATAACTCCTATTGTGAAG GCAACTCATAGCGGTGGAACTgttttatccttttataccatgcCTGAGTATTACTCATGGAGGGAAAGTTTGATGGGAAATGCAAGTGGCTGGACAATCAAGTATTATAAG GGGCTAGGAACAAATGATAAAAGAGAAGGGAAGGAATACTTTAGAGATATAGAGAAGCATAAGAAAGATTTTATTTGGGTAGATGACCAAGATGGGAATGCCATAGAGCTTGCATTCagtaagaagaagattgaagaaaggAAGAATTGGCTTCGACAGTTTCAG CCTGGCACTCATCTTGATCAGAAAATGAAGCTCATAAAATACAGTGACTTCATTAACAAGGAGCTTATTTTGTTTTCTATGGCTGATGTTCAAAGATCTATTCCCTCCATGATTGATGGCCTGAAGCCAGCTCAGAGGAAGAtccttttcagttgtttcaaGAGAAATTTGGTTAAAGACATTAAAGTTTCCCAGTTTCAAGGTTATGTATCTGAGAAGTCTGCTTACCACCATGGTGATCAAAGTCTTAATGCTACAATCATTGGAATGGCACAGAATTTTATTGGCAGTAATAACATCAACCTTCTTGCACCAAAAGGACAATTTGGCACTCGTTGCATG GGAGGCAAAGATCATGCAAGTCCAAGGTATATATTTACTTGTCTTTCTCCTATTACAAGGTTCCTATTTCCCAAGGATGATGACAAACTTCTCGACTACTTAGAAGAAGATGGTCTTTCTATTGAACCCACATG GTATGTCCCGATTATACCACTGGTTCTTGTGAATGGTTGTGATGGAATTGGCACTGGCTGGAGCACTTCCGTCCCCAATTATAACCCAAGAGATATTGTTGTGAACGTGAGgcgcttgttgaatggtgaatcAATGGAACCTATGCATCCTTGGTATAGAGGGTTTAGAGGAACAATTGAAAAAGGTGCATCAAAGGAAAGCGGGGCTAGCTATACAGTCAATGGACTCATAGAGGAATTGAATGAGACAACACTCAGGATCACGGAGTTGCCAATCCGTAGGTGGACTGATGATTACAAGGAGTTTTTGAATTCTATAATAGAAGGAACTAGAGATGAGAAGGGAAACTTACCCAAGGATGCCTTTATCAAG GATTTCAAGAAGTATGGTGATGATGTGAGCGTATGTTTTGAAGTCCTCTTGTCGGAGGAGAAGATGAAGGAAGTCAAGGATGAGGGCTTACTGAAGAAATTTAAACTAACAACTACAATTAGCACAAGTAACATGCACCTTTTTGATCAAAAAGGCATGATTAAGAAATATGACAGCCCTGAAGAAA ttcTTGAAGAATTTTTCCACTATAGGTTTGAATGTTATGAGAAAAGGAAG ACATTAAAACTTGCTGATCTGGAATGGGAGTTACTGAAATTGGAAAACAAAGTGAGGTTTATCCTTGGGGTTGTGAACGGGGAAATTATAGTGAGCAATAGGAAGAGAGCTGACCTGCTCCTGGAGCTACAACAGAAAGGTTTCACTCCTATCCCAAAGAATAAATCTGCTGAATCAATGGTTGCTGGGGCAACTGATGATACAGAAGAACCAGAAGAGAGCATAGATGGAAAGGAAGAGAATCCCAAGACTGTCAGTGGAAATGGGGTGCAGGCTAGTGACTATGAGTATCTGCTGTCCATGCCTATTGGAACCTTGACCCTTGAGAAGGTTCAAAAGCTGTGTGATGACAAGGATAAAATCGACGAAGAAGTTAAAATTTTGAGAAACACAACTCCAAAGGATCTATGGATGAAAGACCTTGATGCTTTTGAGAGCCAACTTGAA AAATTTGAAGCTGAAGAAGAGGAGGAGAGGCAGAAGTCAGTAAGTGAAGTAAATGGTCAAGGTGGTTTTAAGGTTTCTAGACAAGCGACAAAAAATCCAAAGAAGTATAACAAGGCAGGCAAAAATGCACAAGCAGCTGCAGAAACCATGGGAAAATCAAACCGTTCTGCAATGGAAACAG AAACTGTTCTTGAAGTAGGAAAACCAAAAGGAAGGGCAGGCTCAAGGAATGCTCCTGCCAAAAAG CAAGAAAAATCCTCTCCTGTTTCAGAAGATGATGATGAGGAAGTCGAATCATtgaaagatcgacttaaagcatATAGACTTGATTCTTCACCTGAACAATCCACTT CCATGGATACTGATGTACCCCAAATGCCTGCAACGAAAGAACAAAGCAAAAGGGCTGCTACGCAGAAGAAGCCTATGATAGCTGATTCAGAAAATTCTGAAAGTGAGGATGAAGTAGACATAAATGATGACTCTGAGGTTGAAGTGATAGCTGCCCCAGAAACAAAAAAGAAAGGAGGGAGGAAGCCTGCTGCAAATGCCAGAGGAGCTAAACCCCCTGCAGGATCTAAGAAAAGAGGACCAGCTGGCAAGCAGTCTCAAGTATTGAACCAGAAGCTTCTAACCGATATGCTGAAGCCTGCTGAAAATTCAGGAATATCACCAGAGAAAAAGGTGAGGAAAATGAGGGCATCTCCATTCAACAAGAAGAGTGGTTCTGTTTTGGGCAGGGTCAGCGAGGAAAATGAGACGACTGAAATTGAAGAAATTACTGAAGTGCCAGCAAGAGCTAGACCACAAAGGGCAAACCGCGGGCAGACTAAGTATGTGATAAGTGACTCTGAGAGCGACGAGGCTAATGAGAGTAGCGACCAGGACAATGATTCTGACTTTGAGAGCTACCACGACAATGATTCAGACTTTGAATGA
- the LOC110639023 gene encoding protein OBERON 4, protein MKRLRSSDELESYNEKSSAQDLNPSRSSRSFYYKSDNVRKGLLSTSSSSSRYDRDRSMDDDSRDCSRMVWKRSDHDFDSFDRRKGCDRYSSREGYSGGGVGGGSDRSIYRSENFCGSRREFPKGFRSERDRSRREGSVSSWRRFGSGSKEFEESRGSRGGNEDRMSAATRSSPKGLRDVKSPTWSRDSGSEQNRVVRGGVRDEGKGRSSTSKSRSSPTWSKDSGSEQSKSVEAGKKSELDAKSIDMEVKSVASGGKSIEMEVKSVASGSSSEMEEGELEPEPESSHQIVKEEENDNERGGQENVLSSLSNADHREVEPERQAKDQVEEVEKELDKASVSEGEKVGGTRNCEENFNDDSVSEDEVGNVDGDEGGEEVQSLKEPSEYKEDESQEMVVEKTINLEEKRRQEKGIDLEAKVEDVEVQESSKEAKEENGGAEVDTGLVMEGSGQNLKDKGKSVAVSPTHATDSPEDRAWIEIESRNIATSRDEDDMEGPSARGFELFTSSPVRRADKAEQSGVSKPKDEKLVLEPLDLSLSLPNVLLPIGAAKDASQAPGSPSHGRSIQSFSTFRTNSDGFTASMSFSGSQSFFHNPSCSLTQNSLDMDNYEQSVHSRPIFQGVDQAIWQGQAQNDSKLKDVPLYQRVLMNGNGSFHQSQALPGMSNGHTLQGSSKTANGLERQLSFHKQMSGGQSRNPDEIRSPSHSVGSHDIGSNYSLEKKRAMREKHGGSLYRSNSQKEREQLLIGGADFVETVISRIVSDPIHVMARKFHEMTGQSASLVKESIREIMLNVDKQGQLYAFQNALHNRSDLTLDMLLKSHRFQLEILVALKTGLREYLQVDNNISSSDLAEVFLNLRCRNLVCRSPLPVDECDCKVCVKKNGFCSACMCLVCSKFDMANQTCSWVGCDVCLHWCHTDCALRDSYIRNGRSAAGALGSTEMQFHCVACDHPSEMFGFVKEVFQNFAKTWTAEIFCKELEYVKRIFSASKDLRGRRLNEIANRMLEKLANRSNLSEVYSNIMGFLIESESSSFGSASVLPEKERGNRSNGGIAGRSQDSSWLKSVYSEKAPQSERSTSLLPSFHTDLNDKRPVESEIERSAQKEPIFDELESLVRIKQAEAKMFQARADDARRDAEGLKRIAIAKNEKIEEEYTSRIRKLRLVEAEEMRKQKYEEFQALERAHREYFSMKMRMEADVKDLLLKMEDTKHNLAM, encoded by the exons ATGAAGCGATTGAGATCGAGTGACGAGCTCGAGTCCTATAATGAGAAGAGCTCTGCCCAGGATTTGAATCCCAGTCGATCGTCTCGTAGTTTCTATTACAAATCTGATAATGTACGGAAGGGATTGTTATCCACGTCATCTTCGTCGAGCCGGTATGATCGGGATCGATCTATGGATGATGATAGTCGGGACTGCTCCAGGATGGTATGGAAGAGGTCGGATCATGATTTCGATAGCTTTGATCGGAGAAAAGGGTGTGATAGGTATAGTAGTAGAGAAGGGTATAGTGGAGGTGGAGTGGGTGGTGGCAGTGATAGAAGTATTTATCGTTCCGAGAACTTTTGTGGGTCCCGGAGGGAGTTTCCTAAAGGTTTTAGGTCTGAGAGGGACAGGTCTAGAAGAGAAGGCAGTGTTTCATCTTGGAGAAGATTCGGTAGTGGGAGTAAGGAATTTGAAGAGAGTAGAGGTAGTAGAGGTGGAAATGAGGATAGAATGAGTGCTGCTACTAGGTCTTCTCCTAAGGGATTGAGGGATGTGAAGTCGCCCACATGGTCTAGGGATTCTGGGAGTGAGCAAAACAGGGTGGTGAGAGGTGGTGTGAGGGATGAGGGGAAGGGGAGATCATCAACTTCAAAGTCGAGGTCATCACCCACATGGTCAAAGGATTCCGGAAGTGAGCAATCAAAGAGCGTGGAAGCAGGAAAGAAGAGTGAACTGGATGCCAAGAGCATAGATATGGAGGTGAAGAGTGTTGCTAGTGGGGGCAAGAGTATTGAAATGGAGGTGAAGAGTGTTGCTAGTGGGAGTAGtagtgaaatggaagaaggggagcTTGAGCCAGAGCCTGAATCATCTCATCAAATTgtcaaggaagaagaaaatgacaatgaAAGAGGAGGGCAAGAGAATGTTTTGTCCAGTTTGTCCAATGCTGATCACAGGGAGGTTGAGCCCGAAAGACAGGCAAAGGATCAAGTGGAGGAGGTAGAAAAGGAACTTGATAAAGCAAGTGTTTCTGAGGGGGAAAAAGTTGGTGGGACGCGAAATTGTGAGGAGAATTTTAATGATGATAGTGTTAGTGAAGATGAAGTTGGCAATGTGGACGGTGATGAAGGGGGTGAGGAGGTTCAGAGTTTGAAGGAACCGAGCGAGTACAAGGAGGATGAAAGTCAGGAAATGGTGGTTGAGAAGACTATAAATTTGGAAGAGAAACGTAGGCAAGAGAAGGGTATCGATCTTGAGGCAAAGGTGGAGGATGTGGAAGTGCAAGAGTCAAGTAAAGAAGCTAAAGAGGAGAATGGGGGAGCTGAAGTGGATACTGGCCTGGTTATGGAGGGTTCAGGCCAAAATTTGAAGGATAAAGGTAAAAGTGTGGCCGTTTCACCAACCCATGCTACTGATTCTCCAGAAGATCGCGCATGGATTGAGATAGAATCCAGAAATATTGCAACTTCCAGGGATGAAGATGATATGGAAGGGCCAAGTGCTAGGGGATTTGAGTTGTTCACTAGCTCTCCTGTTAGAAGGGCAGACAAGGCAGAGCAATCAGGTGTTAGTAAGCCAAAAGATGAAAAGCTGGTTTTGGAGCCACTTGATCTTTCTCTTAGCTTGCCAAATGTTCTGTTACCCATTGGTGCTGCTAAAGATGCATCGCAGGCTCCTGGTTCCCCTAGTCATGGGAGAAGTATTCAGTCCTTTAGCACATTTCGTACAAATTCAGATGGGTTTACCGCATCAATGTCTTTTTCGGGTTCTCAGTCTTTTTTTCACAATCCAAGCTGTTCTCTAACGCAGAATTCACTGGACATGGACAACTATGAGCAGTCTGTTCACAGCCGTCCCATATTTCAGGGAGTTGATCAAGCTATTTGGCAGGGCCAGGCCCAAAACGATTCTAAGCTTAAAGATGTTCCCTTATAccaaagagttttgatgaatggAAATGGCTCTTTTCATCAGTCTCAAGCGTTACCAGGTATGTCAAATGGCCACACATTGCAAGGAAGCTCTAAAACGGCCAATGGACTGGAAAGGCAGTTGAGTTTTCATAAGCAGATGTCAGGAGGACAGTCAAGGAATCCTGATGAAATTAGATCTCCTTCACACAGTGTTGGATCTCATGATATTGGTTCAAATTATAGCCTTGAGAAGAAACGGGCCATGAGAGAGAAACATGGTGGTAGCCTATATAGGAGTAATAGCCAGAAGGAACGAGAACAGCTTTTGATAGGTGGTGCTGATTTTGTTGagactgttatcagtagaatagtTTCTGATCCTATTCATGTAATGGCTAGGAAATTTCATGAAATGACAGGACAATCTGCATCTCTAGTGAAGGAGAGTATTCGTGAGATCATGTTAAATGTTGATAAGCAAGGACAACTATATGCATTTCAGAATGCTTTGCATAACAGGTCTGACTTAACCTTGGATATGCTACTGAAATCCCATCGTTTTCAATTGGAAATCTTGGTTGCTCTAAAAACTGGTCTTCGGGAATATCTTCAAGTAGACAATAATATTTCATCTTCTGATTTGGCGGAGGTTTTCCTGAACTTAAGATGTAGAAATCTAGTCTGTCGAAGTCCTTTGCCTGTGGATGAATGTGATTGCAAAGTTTGTGTGAAGAAAAATGGTTTTTGTAGTGCATGTATGTGTCTTGTGTGTTCAAAGTTTGACATGGCAAATCAAACATGTAGTTGGGTTGGGTGTGATGTTTGTCTCCATTGGTGCCATACTGATTGTGCATTGCGGGATTCATATATTAGAAATGGAAGGAGTGCTGCTGGGGCTCTAGGATCTACTGAGATGCAGTTTCACTGTGTTGCTTGTGATCACCCCTCTGAGATGTTTGGGTTTGTCAAGGAGGTTTTTCAGAACTTTGCAAAGACATGGACAGCAGAAATATTTTGCAAGGAACTTGAGTACGTGAAGAGAATTTTTAGTGCTAGCAAGGATTTAAGAGGGAGGCGGCTGAATGAAATTGCCAATCGTATGCTAGAAAAATTGGCAAATAGGTCTAATCTTTCCGAGGTTTATAGTAATATCATGGGCTTCTTGATCG AAAGTGAGTCTTCCAGTTTTGGCAGTGCTTCTGTGTTACCTGAGAAGGAACGTGGAAATAGAAGCAATGGGGGGATTGCAGGGCGCAGCCAGGATTCTTCCTGGCTTAAATCTGTTTATTCAGAAAAAGCTCCCCAGTCAGAAAGATCAACTAGCCTGCTTCCTAGCTTTCATACAGATTTGAACGATAAACGTCCTGTGGAGTCTGAGATAGAGAGAAGTGCTCAGAAAGAACCCATTTTTGATGAACTAGAGAGCTTAGTGAGAATTAAACAAGCAGAAGCTAAAATGTTTCAAGCACGCGCTGATGATGCAAGAAGGGATGCCGAGGGCCTGAAACGAATTGCAATTGCAAAGAATGAAAAAATTGAAGAAGAATATACAAGTAGAATCAGAAAACTGCGGTTAGTTGAGGCCGAGGAAATGCGTAAACAAAAATATGAAGAATTCCAGGCTTTGGAAAGGGCTCATCGGGAATACTTCAGTATGAAGATGAGGATGGAAGCAGATGTCAAAGATCTGTTGTTGAAAATGGAAGATACAAAACATAACCTTGCCATGTGA